In Amycolatopsis sp. FBCC-B4732, the genomic stretch GCAGATCTGGTTCCTCCGCGAACTTTCGCCCGACGCTCGCGCCTACAACGCGCAGTTCTCCCTCCACCTCGAGGGCTCGGTCGACCTCCCCGCGCTCGAGCGGGCGCTCGCCGGGATCGTGGCGGACAACGAAATCCTGCGCACCGTCTTCACCGAGGTCGACGGTGAACCGGTGCAGCGCGTCGTGGCGCCGTGGCAGCCGCGGGTCGAGGTCACCGACCTGCGGGAGGCAGGCGATCCGGAGGCGCGGGCCGCGGCGGCGATGCACGCGGCCATGCGGGTCCCGTTCGACGTCGAAGCGCTGCCGCTCGTGCGCTGGCACCTCTACCGGCTCTCCGCGACCCGATCGATCCTGCTGCAGGTCGAGCACCACTTCGTCCACGACGGCTGGACCGGGGCCCTGTTCCTCGGCGAGATCCGTGACCGCTACGCGGCCGCGCTGGCCGGAGATCGCCACGACGCGGCGCCCGGACTGCGGTACCGGGACTTCTGCCACTGGTACCGGCAGTGGACGGGCACCCGTGACTACCGGACGCAGTTGCGGTACTGGCGTGCGCAGCTGACGGGCTGCCGCGAAGGCGTCACCTTCCCGGCGGACCACGCGCGCGGCGCCGTCCAGGCCTTCGACGGCGACTGCCTCCGCGCCGACGTTCCGGCGGCGCTCGTCGACCGGATCGACGAGCTGTGCGCCGCCGCCGGCGTGAGCCGCTTCGCGGTGTTCCTGACTTCCTTCGCCCTGCTCGCGGCCCGTCATTCCGGCGAGACCGACATGGTCGTCGGTTCGGCGTTCGCCAACCGGCGGCTGCCCGGCACCGAATCGGTGTTCGGCATGTTCGTCAACGCCCTGCCGCTCCGGCTCCGCGTGGCCGAGGACGTGGCCGTCCGCGAGCTGGCCGGTTCGGTGATGCGGGTGCTCCTGGGCGCCCAGGATCACCAGGAGCTGCCCCTCGTCGACGTCGTCAAGCACGTCGACCTGGCTCGTGATCCGCGGCGCAACCCGTTGTTCCAGCTGATGTTCGCCTTCCACGACAGCCCGATGCCGCGCTTCGAGCTGCCGTCGCTGCGGGGCGAGTTCCGCATCGAGCACAACGGCTCGGCGAAGAACGACGTCAACGTCGTGTGCGTCCCGCGCGCGGCCGCCGCGGGCTCGGGGCGCCGGCACGACGGCGTGTCCGTGTTGTGGGAGTACGACAAGACGCTGTTCCGGCCGGAGACGGCGCACCGGCTCCTCGGCGGGTTCCTGCACACCCTGACGGCGCTCGTGGAGGGCTGGGACGGGCCGGTCGCGGACGTCGACGTGCTCCCTCCCGCCGAGCTGACCGAGGTGCTGGCGCTCGGCACCGGCCCCGTCGTCGAGCCCGGCCACCGGACCCTGCCCGAAGGTGTGCTGGACCAGGTCGAGCGCAACCCCGGCGCGCCCGCCGTGGTGCAGGGCGACCGCACGGTGACCTACGCCGGGTTGCGCGAGCTCGCGGACCGCATCGGTCACGCGGTGGCCACGCTGGTTCCCGACCTCCGGGGCTCCGTGGTCGCGGTCACCGCGGCGAAGTCCCCCGAGCAGACCGCGGCCTGGCTGGCCGTCACGCGGGCCGGCGGCACCTACCTCTGCCTCGACCACACGGCCCCGGCGGCGCGGCTCCAGCTGATCACCCGGGACGCGAAGCCCGTGCTCGTGCTCGCGTCCGCCGAGAGCGCGGTGTTCGACGACCTCGGCGTGCCGGTGGTGCGGATCGACGACCTGCCCGCCGCCGCGCCCGCCCGGGTGCCGGCCGCGGCCGCCGAGCCGTCGTCACCCGCGTACCTCACCTACACCTCGGGGTCGACCGGCGAGCCGAAGGCCGTCGTGACCACCCACGCCAACGCGGTGACGGCTCTCACGGCACGGACCGCGCACTTCGGAGCCACCGCCCCGACGACGCTGGTGACGCTGCCGGCGGTGTTCGACGTCGCCGGCTCGATGACCTTCTGGACGCTCTGGCTCGGCGGCACCGTCGTCCTGCCCGAGGGCGACGACGCTCGTGACCCCGAAGCCGTCCGCGCACTGACCGACCGGCACCGGGTCACGCACGTCAACTTCGTGGCTTCGTTCTACGCCCAGCTCCTTCGCAGCACCCCGCCCGGTGGGTGGCGGCCCGGTCTGCGGGTGGTCGCCATCGGCGGCGAGCCCTGCACCACGGAACTGGTCGGTCTGCACGCGCGGCACCTTCCCGGGGCGTCGCTGCACAACGAGTACGGCCCCACCGAAGCCACCGTGTGGTGCTCGGCGAAGACGGTCTACCGCCCCGGGCAGCCGGCGAGCACGGACATCAGCGTCGGTACGCCGCTGGCCAACTACGCCATGGTCGTGCTCGACGGACGGGACCGCCCCGCCCCGGTCGGCGCACGGGGGCAGCTCCACATCGCCGGTCCGGGCGTCGCCGCCGGGTACCTCGGCCGCGACGCGCTGACCCGAGAGCGGTTCGCCGTCCCGGCGCGCGGGCCACTCGCCGGGTGGCGGCTGTACCGGACCGGGGACGAGGCACGGCTGCGTGCCGACGGGGAGTTCGATCTGGTCGGACGGCTGGACGACCAGGTGAAGGTCCGCGGCTACCGCATCGAACTCGACGAGGTGCGGCAGAACTGCGTCGCCCACGCCGACGTGGCCGACGCCTACGTCAGCGTCGACCGCACCGGCGGGACCGACCGCCTGGTCGCCCACGTCCTGCCGGAAAAGGACCGCGAAGTCACGCCGGCCGCGCTGCGGCGGTGGCTCGCGCAGCGGCTGCCCGGCTACATGGTGCCGAGTGCGATCGCGGTGCTGCCCGCCCTGCCGCTGACCGCCACCGGCAAAGTCGACCGCGCCGCGCTCCCGCCCGTCCGGGACGAGACGGACGCCGTCGATTCCGAGGCCGCCCGTCCGACCGGTCCGGCGGAAAGCGCGCTGGCGGACGTGTGGTGCGCGGTTCTCGGCCGCCGCAACGTCGGAGCCGAAGACGACTTCTTCGACCTCGGTGGTGATTCCCTGCTCGCCATCCGCATGGTGGCACGCGCCCAGGCGGCCGGCGTTCGCGTCACCGTCGCCGACCTCATGCGCGAACGCACCGTCCGGGCGCTCGCTGCCCTGGGGCCCGCCGACGTGGCGGTGGCCGTGCGACGGCCGGGCGGAACGGTCCTGCCGCCGACCGGGATCCAGTCCTGGTTCTTCGCGCAGGACTTCGCCGACCCGGACCACTTCAACCAGGCGCGGATCGTCCGGGTGGCGCCGGAGGTCACCGACACCGCCCTCACCACGGGGCTCGTCCGCCTGACGCACCACCACGACGCCTTCCGCACCACATTCACCCGGAGTGGCGACGGCCCGCGGGTGGTGCTCGCGGACGCACCCGCACCCGTCGAGCTGAGCTGGCACGACGTCGGCAACGCGGACGACCCCGCGCTCGCGGCCCACGCCGATCGCGTGCACGCGAGCCTGTCCATCGCCGACGGGCGGCTGTGGGCGTTCTCCGGGATCCGTGCCGCGGGCGGCGAGCGCTACCTGCTCCTGGTGCTGCACCACCTGATCGTGGACGCCGTTTCCTGGAACGTCCTGCTGGACGACCTCGGCCGCGCCGTCCACGGCGAACTGCCCGGAACCGCACACGGACTGCCCGCCGCACCGCCGCCGGAACCGGACGCCGCCGAGCTCGCGCACTGGCGTGCACTCCTCACCCGCGCGGCGGCGGACGCCGGCGACCGGTGGCCCTCGGCCACCTTCGCGGATGCGACGGTCGTGACCCGCGTGCTGTCCGCCGCCGCGACCCGGTTCCTCGTCGACGACGCGGAGGGCTTCGACCTCGGTGGCCCTGCCGCCCTGCTCCTCGCCGCCCTCGGCCGGGCGCTCGGGCGGACGTCGGACCTGTACGTCTTCCTCGAAGGCCACGGACGCAACGACGTCCCCCACGCCCACGAGATCGTCGGCTGGCTCACCGCGCTGTACCCGGTCCGGTTGCCCGCCCCGGCGGGGGACGGCCTCGCCGAAACGGCCCGGGCCTACCGGCGGCAGCTCGACGGCGTTCCCGGCGGTGGAGCGGGGTTCACCCGAGCTCGCTACCAGCACGGCTTGACCGGGCACCCCGCGGACGCGCTTCCGCAGATCACGGTGAACTACC encodes the following:
- a CDS encoding non-ribosomal peptide synthetase, whose translation is MTLQDFTTLSAAVSASMERFAGRVAVEPHDGAPITYAELRDLVDGAASTVLGALPEATAAQHLVALVLDRSADYVVALLGALRSGGAYLPLDPAQPAGYLGRVLHDARPAVVVTDAAHRALVASVFDGPVVCLDDEVTAGGTPFPAEGHDPAYAIYTSGSTGTPNAVLVGNSAILASTGARLEVYGPAERLPLMHSVAFDVTVGTVFWALLGGGTLVLPGRGLSDVGATVAMLTDRRVSHLLYPSSLYGVLLEYLAEAPPATLRSVSVGGERWSDALVERHAAVLPGAALHNEYGPSEATVWCSQAKVYDPATGKTGPLTIGKPITGTNFVLDAPDGGPVPAGTPAELLVTGANLALGYLGRPELTARRFVTLASGERAYRTGDLVRRTTDGDHVFDGRVDRQVKVNGHRVEPGQVEDALLDVPGVTSAHVTTRHQGGTPVLVAYAAARSAPAPAAESLRAELARRLPAFLVPSTVVVLAELPFTGNGKVDEARLPEPVRPSAVADEPLPPLEASVRDAVSAVLGRTGLAPDALLTTLGANSLSFVRLSLTLKQSHGVDVPISDLFGNPTITGIAGLVRAGIATDRPLARVAEHGDVTPLSPQQQQIWFLRELSPDARAYNAQFSLHLEGSVDLPALERALAGIVADNEILRTVFTEVDGEPVQRVVAPWQPRVEVTDLREAGDPEARAAAAMHAAMRVPFDVEALPLVRWHLYRLSATRSILLQVEHHFVHDGWTGALFLGEIRDRYAAALAGDRHDAAPGLRYRDFCHWYRQWTGTRDYRTQLRYWRAQLTGCREGVTFPADHARGAVQAFDGDCLRADVPAALVDRIDELCAAAGVSRFAVFLTSFALLAARHSGETDMVVGSAFANRRLPGTESVFGMFVNALPLRLRVAEDVAVRELAGSVMRVLLGAQDHQELPLVDVVKHVDLARDPRRNPLFQLMFAFHDSPMPRFELPSLRGEFRIEHNGSAKNDVNVVCVPRAAAAGSGRRHDGVSVLWEYDKTLFRPETAHRLLGGFLHTLTALVEGWDGPVADVDVLPPAELTEVLALGTGPVVEPGHRTLPEGVLDQVERNPGAPAVVQGDRTVTYAGLRELADRIGHAVATLVPDLRGSVVAVTAAKSPEQTAAWLAVTRAGGTYLCLDHTAPAARLQLITRDAKPVLVLASAESAVFDDLGVPVVRIDDLPAAAPARVPAAAAEPSSPAYLTYTSGSTGEPKAVVTTHANAVTALTARTAHFGATAPTTLVTLPAVFDVAGSMTFWTLWLGGTVVLPEGDDARDPEAVRALTDRHRVTHVNFVASFYAQLLRSTPPGGWRPGLRVVAIGGEPCTTELVGLHARHLPGASLHNEYGPTEATVWCSAKTVYRPGQPASTDISVGTPLANYAMVVLDGRDRPAPVGARGQLHIAGPGVAAGYLGRDALTRERFAVPARGPLAGWRLYRTGDEARLRADGEFDLVGRLDDQVKVRGYRIELDEVRQNCVAHADVADAYVSVDRTGGTDRLVAHVLPEKDREVTPAALRRWLAQRLPGYMVPSAIAVLPALPLTATGKVDRAALPPVRDETDAVDSEAARPTGPAESALADVWCAVLGRRNVGAEDDFFDLGGDSLLAIRMVARAQAAGVRVTVADLMRERTVRALAALGPADVAVAVRRPGGTVLPPTGIQSWFFAQDFADPDHFNQARIVRVAPEVTDTALTTGLVRLTHHHDAFRTTFTRSGDGPRVVLADAPAPVELSWHDVGNADDPALAAHADRVHASLSIADGRLWAFSGIRAAGGERYLLLVLHHLIVDAVSWNVLLDDLGRAVHGELPGTAHGLPAAPPPEPDAAELAHWRALLTRAAADAGDRWPSATFADATVVTRVLSAAATRFLVDDAEGFDLGGPAALLLAALGRALGRTSDLYVFLEGHGRNDVPHAHEIVGWLTALYPVRLPAPAGDGLAETARAYRRQLDGVPGGGAGFTRARYQHGLTGHPADALPQITVNYLGEQRTGAEAGPLVPVALPTGTPIAGANVLPTPVDVSAAVRDGRLTVRLAAADSALTPARAAGVLDDVMAALDDLAGVVPLSTDGSGPARFFVHPVGGSVHWFRPLADRLRRTVAHGLTQFRGAGPAGIGELAENYLDRLAVRGARSPLRLAGWSFGAAVAAEMAVRATARDVVVGALTLVDPPPLAPGERADPAVPAHLLSAVLPGWSAERVRAELDRRPAGGPRAQAQDLSAAYLSGADDPVLLDRVTTLLQNQAALEAWIPRGGLGHVTIVLSETTSARWRDLAGWRGLAASVDVHTVPGDHVSMLRDAGAERIAALLDQEELT